The following coding sequences lie in one Bos taurus isolate L1 Dominette 01449 registration number 42190680 breed Hereford chromosome 28, ARS-UCD2.0, whole genome shotgun sequence genomic window:
- the LRRC18 gene encoding leucine-rich repeat-containing protein 18 isoform X1 — MAKGAKGPKGKKITLAVAKNCIKITFDGKKRLDLSKMGITTFPKCILRLTDVDELDLSRNLIKKIPDAISKFQNLRWLDLHSNYIDKLPETIGQMTSLLYLNVSNNRLTTNGLPVELNQLKNIRTVNLGLNHLDSVPTTLGALKELHEVGLHDNLLSNIPNSISKLPKLKKLNTKRNPFPKAESSDMFMDSIRRLDNLHLVEEKDLCGTCLKKCQQARDKLNKIKSMATTIPRKAIFSTLVSPNSMAKESQEDWRMRSTSP, encoded by the exons ATGGCCAAGGGAGCGAAAGGCCCCAAGGGCAAGAAGATCACCCTCGCTGTGGCCAAGAATTGTATCAAGATCACATTTGATGGAAAGAAACGCCTTGACTTGAGCAAGATGGGAATTACCACCTTTCCCAAGTGTATTTTGCGACTCACTGATGTGGATGAGCTCGACCTTAGCCGGAATTTGATCAAGAAGATTCCCGATGCCATCTCCAAGTTCCAGAACCTGCGGTGGCTGGACTTGCACAGCAACTACATCGACAAGCTCCCCGAGACCATCGGCCAGATGACTTCTCTGCTCTACCTCAATGTCAGCAACAACAGGCTGACCACCAACGGGCTGCCCGTAGAGCTCAATCAACTCAAGAATATCCGCACTGTGAATTTAGGCCTGAACCATCTGGACAGCGTGCCCACCACACTGGGTGCTCTGAAGGAGCTCCATGAGGTGGGGCTCCATGACAACCTGCTGAGCAACATTCCCAACAGCATCTCCAAGCTCCCCAAGCTGAAAAAGCTCAACACAAAGCGAAATCCCTTTCCCAAGGCAGAGTCATCGGATATGTTCATGGATTCCATCAGAAGGCTGGACAACCTACATCTGGTGGAAGAGAAGGATCTGTGTGGGACTTGCCTGAAAAAATGCCAACAGGCCCGGGACAAGCTGAACAAAATCAAGAGCATGGCCACGACGATACCAAGAAAGGCCATCTTTTCCACTTTGGTCTCACCCAACTCCATGGCCAAGGAATCCCAGGAAGATTGGAG GATGCGCTCAACATCACCCTAG
- the LRRC18 gene encoding leucine-rich repeat-containing protein 18 — MAKGAKGPKGKKITLAVAKNCIKITFDGKKRLDLSKMGITTFPKCILRLTDVDELDLSRNLIKKIPDAISKFQNLRWLDLHSNYIDKLPETIGQMTSLLYLNVSNNRLTTNGLPVELNQLKNIRTVNLGLNHLDSVPTTLGALKELHEVGLHDNLLSNIPNSISKLPKLKKLNTKRNPFPKAESSDMFMDSIRRLDNLHLVEEKDLCGTCLKKCQQARDKLNKIKSMATTIPRKAIFSTLVSPNSMAKESQEDWR, encoded by the coding sequence ATGGCCAAGGGAGCGAAAGGCCCCAAGGGCAAGAAGATCACCCTCGCTGTGGCCAAGAATTGTATCAAGATCACATTTGATGGAAAGAAACGCCTTGACTTGAGCAAGATGGGAATTACCACCTTTCCCAAGTGTATTTTGCGACTCACTGATGTGGATGAGCTCGACCTTAGCCGGAATTTGATCAAGAAGATTCCCGATGCCATCTCCAAGTTCCAGAACCTGCGGTGGCTGGACTTGCACAGCAACTACATCGACAAGCTCCCCGAGACCATCGGCCAGATGACTTCTCTGCTCTACCTCAATGTCAGCAACAACAGGCTGACCACCAACGGGCTGCCCGTAGAGCTCAATCAACTCAAGAATATCCGCACTGTGAATTTAGGCCTGAACCATCTGGACAGCGTGCCCACCACACTGGGTGCTCTGAAGGAGCTCCATGAGGTGGGGCTCCATGACAACCTGCTGAGCAACATTCCCAACAGCATCTCCAAGCTCCCCAAGCTGAAAAAGCTCAACACAAAGCGAAATCCCTTTCCCAAGGCAGAGTCATCGGATATGTTCATGGATTCCATCAGAAGGCTGGACAACCTACATCTGGTGGAAGAGAAGGATCTGTGTGGGACTTGCCTGAAAAAATGCCAACAGGCCCGGGACAAGCTGAACAAAATCAAGAGCATGGCCACGACGATACCAAGAAAGGCCATCTTTTCCACTTTGGTCTCACCCAACTCCATGGCCAAGGAATCCCAGGAAGATTGGAGGTGA